One Melitaea cinxia chromosome 20, ilMelCinx1.1, whole genome shotgun sequence DNA segment encodes these proteins:
- the LOC123663156 gene encoding 3-oxoacyl-[acyl-carrier-protein] reductase FabG-like codes for MSFKNKVVLITGASSGIGAATAVTFAKDGANVVLVGRNEQKLQKVKEECSKTGNVPLVVKADVCNDNDANIIISETIEKFGKINVLVNNTGKIGFDSILSDHIMLQFDSIMKTNLRAAVYMTHLAAPHLIKTKGNIINISSVAGKRTSKLRPMVSYASSKAALDHFTRNVAAELASYGVRVNLISPGPVKTDILVNAGIDSSIDDIGKVMPLGRISDSQEIADLVLFLASDKAKAITGSDYITDNGAMLL; via the coding sequence atgagttttaaaaataaagttgtgCTAATAACTGGTGCTAGTTCCGGTATAGGAGCAGCGACCGCCGTTACATTCGCTAAGGATGGCGCCAATGTTGTGCTCGTTGGAAGAAATGAACAGAAGCTACAGAAGGTTAAAGAAGAATGTTCTAAAACAGGAAATGTACCCTTAGTAGTAAAAGCTGATGTATGTAACGATAACGATGCAAATATAATCATTAGTGAAACCATTGAAAAATTTGGAAAAATAAACGTCCTAGTTAATAACACCGGAAAAATTGGATTTGATAGCATTCTAAGCGACCACATAATGTTACAGTTTGATTCAATTATGAAAACAAATCTGCGAGCTGCGGTATACATGACTCATTTGGCTGCTCctcatttaattaaaactaaaggAAATATCATCAATATATCAAGTGTAGCTGGGAAGAGGACATCGAAGCTACGTCCAATGGTGAGTTATGCCTCTTCAAAAGCGGCTTTGGATCATTTCACACGCAACGTAGCAGCAGAACTGGCTTCATATGGTGTTAGAGTTAATTTAATTAGTCCAGGACCTGTCAAAACTGACATTTTAGTAAACGCTGGCATCGATagctctatagatgatataGGAAAAGTTATGCCACTGGGGAGAATATCTGACTCACAAGAAATTGCAGATCTCGTTCTGTTTTTAGCGAGTGATAAAGCTAAAGCAATAACTGGTTCTGACTACATAACTGACAATGGAGCCATGTTGCTGTAA